AGTTCCGCGACCTGCTCGGGACCGACCGTGGGCACACCCTCGACGCGCTCGCCGAGTGCACCCATGATCTGCACCCGCTTGATCGAGTCCACACCCAGATCCGCTTCCAGATCCATCGACAGCGCAAGCATTTCCGGCGGATAGCCCGTCTTCTCCGACACCACGTCCACCAGCACCGACCACACCGCATCGGTGTCCAGGGTCGCGGTAGCCGCCCCGGCCGGAGCGGCGCCTGCGGCGTCGGCGACGAAGCCCACGATGTCGTTCAGGGTGCGCAGCTCCGAGACCTGTTCCGGTCCGACCGTGGGCACACCTTCGACACGTTCACCGAGCGCACCCATGATCTGCACCCGCTTGATCGAGTCCACACCCAGATCCGCTTCCAGATCCATGGACAGCGCAAGCATTTCCGGCGGATAACCGGTCTTCTCGGACACCACGTCCACCAGCACCGACCACACCGCATCGGTGTCCAGGGCCGCGGCTCCGTTCACCGGCGGCTGTGCGACCGGAGCGGGCGAAGCCACCGGCTGCGGTGCCGGAATCGTCTGCGGAGCAATCGTTTCCGTCCGATCGACCGGCGCATCTGCGCGGTGCCCGGCCGGGCTCTCGGACAGCGCGGTCGGCAGCGCAGGCACACCGTGCCCGTTGCCGTGCCCGTTCCCGTTCCCGTTGCCGTTCCCGTTTCCGGCGGGCAGATCGGTGTGGAAACCGTTCGTGCCGTGCGGCTGCGGGGCCGGCGGGATCGGCGGCGCGAAAGCCGAAGCGTCACCACCGAATTCGAGCTCGGTCAGCGACGCGAGGATCTCGTTGACCCGCGTGTGCGTCTGCCCGATGGCCAGGCTCTGTTCCTTGATGGCATCGACGGTGGCGAACAGCCGATCGTCGGTGTCGCCGGTGCGCTGCGCCTCGCGCAGCACCGAAACCAGCCCTTCGGCGACCTCGAGCTGTCCCTCCGTGTACCGGCTGTGGATCGCGAGGTGCTGCTGGGTGACCACGTCCAGCCCCGGACCGGCGTACACCGGTTCCGGCACACTGTCCGCTTCGTACCGATCGAGCCCGGCGACCGCGTGCTGAACCGGCACGGCGACGGCATGCTGAGCGGGCACGGCATCCGCGTACTGCCCGAACACCGCATCCGCATGCTGCCCGGCCACCGCGACCGGCTCCGGCGCAGGCGCGGAAACCGTTGCGGGCCGCAGCGATTCGGCGAGCACCGTGGCCGTCTCCGCCGCCTCGGCCGCGGCGGACGATACCGCCTCCAGCACGACCGGCTCCCCGATCGCGGTGCGGAAGCGCTCCCGGCGGGAGTCCGGCACGAAGTCACGCCCGGTCAGCTCGACCACCATCCCCTCCGCGGGGGCCTCGCTGAACGCCGGCGCGTCGTGCCGGTGCACATCGACGATCGGCGCGCCGAGCACCGCCAGCTGCAACGCGGCCTTCTTCAGCGCCACATCGCCGTCCCCGGTCGGCCCCTGATCGGTGGCGATCGCGACCACATCGGCGCCGAGGGTGCGCCGCACGAACTGGGTCAGCGTGCCCTTCGGCCCGAACTCGACGAAGACGTTGCAGCCGTCGGCCCGCATGGCCTCCAGGCCGTGCACGAACTCCACGGACCGCAGCAGCTGATCGGTCAGCGCGCGGCGGTTCACCTCGACGTCCGAGTTGTACTCGGCACCTTCGGAATTCGCGTAGACCCGATGCTTCGGCGCCCGAATGTCGATCTCCGCCACGGCCGCCCGGAACGGCTCGACCGCGTGCGCGACGAAGGAGGTGTGGAAGGCCCCGGCCACCGGCAGCTCCCGGACGGTCAGCCCGCGCGCGCGGCAGTCGGTGACGAGGGCGGCCACGGCATCGGTCCCGCCGCCGACCACGACCTGTTCCGGCGCATTGTGATTGCAGACGCTCACCTCCGGGTGCGCGCCGAGGATCTCGGTCACCTGTTCGCGGGTGGCCTGCACCGCGGCCATCGTGCCGGGATCGGCCGCGTCGACGGCCATCGCCGCGCCGCGCGCCTTGGCGAGGGTGAAGAAATCGCCCGCGTCCAGGGAACCGGCCGCCCACAGCGCGGTCAGCTCACCGAAGCTGTGGCCCATGTACCCGGCGCATTCCAGGCCGCGCTCGGCCAGGAACCGGAACTGGCCCACCGACAGCGCGCCGATCGCCGGCTGCGCGTATTCGGTGCGCCGCAACATGTTCTCCTGCGCGTTGCGCACCTCCGGGTCGAACACCGGCGGCGGGAACACCACCGCGGCCGGGGGCCGGACCGCATCGGTGAAGACCGCGTTGGCCTCGTCGAAGGCGGTGGCGACGGTGGGGTTGTTCAGCACGGCGGCCAGGCCCATGTCCACGTACTGGCTGCCCTGGCCGGCGAACAGCGCGCCCACCTTGAGGTCCGGGAGGGCCCGGCGGCGGAAGAAGACGCCCTTGGGATGCGACCAGTCCTCGGCATCGCCGGTGCGGGCCAGTTCGGCGGCGGCCAGCTCGCGCAGCGCCGTCGCCTCCTGCGCGTCCCGCGCCACGAATCCGACGCGGGCATGGTCGGCCGGAATCCCGTTGTCCCCGTTCGGTTCCGCGCCGGAGCCGAGCAGGTTCGCCAGTTCGGCTCCGGTGGCGGCGTGCCACAGGTGCACGCGCGCGGTGCGGTGCATCGTGCGCAGCTGCTCACGGCCGGGGGTGATCTCCTCCAGCACCGCGTGGAAGTTGGTGCCGCCGAAGCCCATCGCCGAGGCCGCGGCGCGGCGCTGCGGCCGCCGCGGGTCGCGGATCCACGGCCGAGTCCGCGTGTTGACGTAGAGCGGCGAGGTGTCGTCGAGCGCGTTGTTCGGCTTGGTGACGTTGATCGTCGGCGGAAGTACCTTGTGGTGCAACGCGAGTGCGAGTTTCATCAGGCTGGCCGCGCCCGCGGCGCCCTTGGTGTGCCCGATCTGGGACTTCACGCTGCCGATGGCCGCGTAGCCGGTCTCGTCGGTCTCCGCGCGCAGCACCGCGTTCAGGGCGGTGAGCTCGGTCTGGTCGCCGACCCGGGTGCCGGTGGCGTGCGCCTCGAACAGCCCGATCGAGGCGGGCGAGCAGTCCGCGTCCTGGTAGGCGCGGCGCAACGCGGCCTGCTGGCCCTCGGCGCGCGGCGCGTAGATGCTCTTGAACCGTCCGTCGCTGGAGGAGCCGATCCCGCGGATCACCGCGTACACCCGGTCGCCGTCGCGCTCGGCATCCGCGAGCCGCTTGAGCGCGAGCATGCCGATGCCCTCGCCGACCAGCGTGCCGTCGGCACTGTCGTCGAGGGGTTTGATGGTGCCGGAGCGGGACAGCGCCCCGACCTTGCTGAAGCACATGTAACCGAAGATCGAGTTCTCGGTGTCGCAGCCACCGGTGATCATCAGATCGGCCCGGCCGGAGACCAGTTCACCGATCGCCATGTGCACCGCCGACAGCGAACTCGCGCAGGCGGCGTCGACCGTGCAGTTCATCCCGCCGAGGTCGAGGCGGTTGGCGACGCGGCCGGCGATCACGTTGCCCAGCAGGCCCGGGAACGAGTTCTCCTCCCACGGCGCGAAGGCCTCGACGTACCGCTGCGCGATCTGCTCGGCGTCGGCGGCGGTCAGCCCGCAGCTGCGCACGACCTCCTTGAGCACCGGGGTCGACAGCCGGGCGGCCAGCGGGTGCGACAACGTGGTCGGCCCCGCCACACCCAGCACGACGCCGGTGCGTTCCGGCCGGTACCACTGCGATCCGGTGGCACCGGCGTCGGCCAGCACATTGCGCGCGACGACCAGGCTCAGCAGCTGCACGACCGTGGTGACCTCGAGCTGATTCGGCGGCAGCCCGAACTCGGTGACGCTGAACGGCGTCTCCGGCACGAAACCGCCACGCCGGCAATAGGTCTTGTCCGGCGCGGTCGGATCCTCGTCGTAGTAGTCGTCGAGATTCCAGCGCGACGGCGGAACATCGGACATGCAGTCGGCCGCGTCGACGACGTTCTGCCAGAAATCCCGGAAGTTCCGCGCCATCGGGAACAGGCCGCTCATTCCGACGATCGCGATCGGATTGTCGGCCAGGCGCCACGCGTTCGGCGGCTCGTTCCGTAGTGGGTTCTGGTCGTTCATGTGCTACCTCTGTCTGGAGCTGCCGATCCGGGCAATGCGAGAATGTCTGCTCTGATCGCCGTTGATCAGCGAGGATGTTCTGATCTATCGGGTCTGTGTGACGCGCACCGTGCGGACCTCGTCGATGAGGTCGGCCAGTGCGGTACCGATGAGCTGATGCCCGGCGGGGCTCGGATGCATTCCGTCCGGGCACCACATGACGGGATCCGCGCAGATGGGCGCGTTCACCAGGTCGAGGCAGACGAGATCGAACTCGTCGACGAGTGTGTCGAGATAGTCGTTCGCCTCGGCGAATCGCGCGCGCAGCACGGCCCGGAACGACTCCGGCAGGCCGGGGAGTTTGTCCGGGATGTTCGGCCAGTTCGTCGTGAACACCAGGCGTCCCGGGCTCACCAGGCTCGCGTAGATGTGCCGGAGGTTGCGGCGGAATCGCTCGGGTTCGTAGCTGGTGACCAGGTCGTTCCCGCCGACGATCACACCCGTCAGCGGCGCGGGATTCGCCAGCGCCACCGGTAATTGCCGATCCACCACATCCTGCGTCGTGGCGCCGAAGGATCCGAGGTTCAGGGTCGCACCGGAAATACCGAGAATCGTCGCGATCTGCACCACGAATCCGGCGAAGGAGCCGTCGGCGCGCACCATGCCGCCGCGGCCCTCCGCACAACTGTCCCCGACTACCGTCAGATTGTTTTCCGACATCGGATTCCGCCGGCTACGCCGACGCTCCGGTGCCGAGGAGTTTCCCGATCCGCTCCGGCGCGAAGAACTCCTCGCCGGTCATTCCGCCGCCGATCATCGCGAAGAAATCCTTGGCCGCGATATCGTTCGAGCCGAGCGCCTGGAAAACTGCCAGCAATTGCGGGGTGAGCTCCAGCGTGGAGATCGAGGTGGTGAATTCGAAGCCCGAGTGCGACTTCTCGTCCCGGATCCGCTGATATTCCGCCAGCGCCTCGTCCATCGGGCGGCCGGACAGGCCCTCGTGCACGCGGTCGGCGAGCAGGTCCGCGTATTCGAACGCGTCCGAGATGCCCAGTCCGGTCAGCGGATCCTTGTGGTAGCCCGCGTCGCCCACCAGGGCCCAGCCGTCGCCGTGCGATTGCCGGTAGTAGTTGTCCGGGTAGCGCATCGGCTGGAAACGGCTCTCGCGCTTGCCGTGGGTGGTCAGCTCCTCGGCGAACTCGGGCACGATATCGCGCGCGATGCCGAGGAAATTACCCTCCACATCGGCACGGAAGTCCTGGTAGGCGTCCAGCTTCCGCATCACGGCGACCAGCGTCAGGTCGTCGTGGGTGGGCCAGATGCCGATCTGCTGCCGATCGCCGATGCGGCTGTGGAAATCCGTCCGCAGGCCGCTGTAATAGGTGTAGTAGACGAAGCATTCGGCCGGCACCCGGGTGTAGAACTCGGCCTCGACCGCGTTCGCGACGAACGAGTTGGTGCCGTCGGCCCCGATCACGATGCGGGCCCGCTCCTCCCGGATCTCGCCGCCGGCCTCGGAACCGCGGATGCCCACCACCCGGCCGTCCTCGATGATCAGCTCGTGCACGGTGTAGCCCTCGCGCACCTCGGCGCCGGCCGCGCGCGCACCCTCGACCAGGATCGGGTCGAGGACGGTCCGCCGGGGCGCGTAGGTGGCGTCGATCCCGCCGATGGAGTCCGCGAAGCCCGCGATCACGATGTCCCGGTAGGACACCGTCATATGCTTGATCGCCGGCATACCCGTGGCGACCAGCTTGTCGAGCAGGCCCCAGGCGGACAGCTTGGCCAGGCCGCGTTGCTGGATGTAGTGGGTCGAGACGGTGTCGCTGGGGAATGTCGCGCGGTCCACCACCAGAACCCGGTGACCCCGCCTCGCCAGCAGCATCCCGACCGGTGAACCAGCGCAGCGCGCGCCTACCACGATCGCGTCATACATCCGGGCGCCTCCTAGGAAATCAATCACTTGTGCGGTCGATCGCTGTGAAGTGCCGTGAGCCGGAAACCGAGAGATGACCGGCAACCACGCCGATATCGAGTATATTGACGCGATCGCCCGGATCGACACCCGCAATTCTGAAATCCGATCGGGCGACGATCACAGGCTATGGCAAAGTATTCGTAAACTCGTTGTGCGGCCGAATGTTCGAGTTCAGCCACCGTTCATCGCGGGGTACAACCGGCGTGCGGTAATCAATACATGCCGACAGGAAATGAACCGGCCTCGAAAATCGCCGCAGCGCAGGCTCGGCTGGTGGAGATGGCCGGCACGGAAATACCTGATTACGAACAGATCCGCCGGACGGTCGACACGCTCGTGCCGTTCGTCAATCTCGCGGGGATACGCATGACGGAATTGGGCCCGGACTCGGCGGTGGCCGAGATACCGGCGGAGCCGGACAAGCTGAACCACCTCGGCACGGTGCACGCGGGGGCGCTGTTCCTCGCCGCCGAGGTCGCCTGCGCCGGTGCGTTCTCCGGCGCCTTCGCACCCCGGATCCTGCAGTTGCGGACCTTCGTGCTCCGCGACACCCGGGCCACCTTCCTCCGCGCGGCGCGCGGGCGGATCCGCGCCCACGGCACCGTCTCCTCCCCGGCCCTGGCCGACATCGTCGGGCGCGGGACCGAGGAGCAGTTCGACCTCACCGGCAAGGCCCTGCTGCGTGACGATTCCGGCGCGCTCGTCGCGAAGGTGGACCTGCAGTACTTCTGCTGGCTGGCCGCCGCATAGCGATCAGCTCCGATAGAGGGCTTCGACGACGGCGTCGAAGTCCTCCTCGATCGCCTTGCGCCGCAACCGCAGCGACGCGGTCATATGGCCCTGCTCGACGGAGAAGTCCGCGGGCAGGATCGCGAACCGGCGGATCGACTCCGCGCGCGAGACCAGCAGATTCGCCTCGTCGACGGCCGTACCGATCTCGGCCACCAGGCGCGGATCCTCGGTCGGCACACCGCCGGTCGCGTCGACCCCGTGGTCCGCGGCCCACCGGGTCAGCACCGCCGGATCCAGGGTGATCAGCGCGGTCACGTACGAACGCCCCTCGCCGACGACCATGCAGTTGCTGACCAGCGGATGCAGGCGGACCCGATCCTCGAGCGGCGCGGGCGCCACGTTCTTACCGCCGCTGGTGACGATGATCTCCTTGCGCCGGCCGGTGATGAAGAGGAATCCGTCCTCGTCGAGACGGCCCAGGTCACCGGTCGGCAGCCAGTCGGTGGCCTCGTGCCCGCCGTCGGGCCAGTAGCCGGGGAAGACCTGGTCGCCGCGGACGAGGATCTCCCCGTCGCCGGCGATCGCGATGGTCGTACCGGGCACCGGCCGGCCGACCGCGCCGGGCCGGTTGGCCTTCGGAGCGCTCATGCTGACCGTCGAGGACGCCTCGGTCAGGCCGTACGCGCCGATGATCTCCACGCCGAGACCCGTGAAGAAGTCCGCGGTCGACGGTTCCAGTGAGGCGCCACCGGCGATCACGTATTCGAGCCGGCCACCCAGCATGCCGCGCAACCGCCGGTACCACTGCTCGTCGACGGCCGCCGTACTCGCCTCGCCGTGCCGGTCGGCGTGACCGGTGGCGATCACCGCCGCCTCCACCGCCGCATAGTCGGCGCCGCCGAACGCCTGCCGCGCGCCCTTGCGGATCTTCTCCAGCACGTACGGGACGCCGATCAGGAACGTCGGCCGGAATTCCGGGAGCAGACCGGGCAATTGCGCGGGGGCGGCGACCAGACCGGTACGGACCCCGGCCCACACGCAGCCGAACAGCGCCACCCGCCCGTACACGTGCGCGAGCGGCAGGAACATCAGCGTCGACGCGGGATCGTCGGGGCTGCGCCGGAACACCGTGTGCAGCAACTCGACCACATTGGCCGCGGCGGCGAAGATGTTGCGGTGGGTCAGCATGCAGCCCTTGGGCATTCCCGTGGTGCCGCTGGTGTAGACGATGGTGGCGATATCGTCGGCCCGTACCGCGAGCCGCCGCCGCGTGACCTCGTCGTCGCCGACCGCGTGGCCCGCCGCGGCGAGTTCCTCGAACGACCCGCCGAGCAGCCAGGACCGCCCGGCCACCGCCGCGCCCGCGACCTCGCCGATCAGCTCGCGCTGCGCGGCCGATTCCGTGAAGCACGCGCGGGGACGGGAATCGGCCACGATGTGCCGGATCTGCTCCGCCGAGGAGGTCGGATACACCGGGACGGTCACCGCGCCCAGGCTCAGCACCGCGAAATCCGCCACCGACCACTCGTAACTCGTCGCGCCGAGGATCAGCACCCGGTCACCGGCGCCGATTCCGTTGGCCGCCAAGCCTTTCGCGATCCCCGCCACCAGCCGGGCGAATTCCGCGAAGTCGATGTCGCGGCGGCTCTCGCCGGTCCCGTGACTGAATACGGCGGCGGCGGGCCGGGATTGCGCCCCGTCGTACACCACGTTCGCCAGGTTGTCGGCGTCGGCCATCGTCACCAGCGGCGCCACCCGGTATTCCTGCCGGTTCATCGCGTGCCCCGGGTCAACGGGACCGGGATGTAGGTCGCGCAGCGGGCCGGCAGCCGCACCCCGGCGGCCCGCAACTGGCCGACCCGTGCGGCGAATGCGGTGCCGCGCATGACCTGTAGCGCGATCTCGGCGACGTGCCGATGCCCCGGCGCGGCCAGATAGGTTCCGGCCACCCATTCGTTGAACGCGCCCATCGCCGGGCCGCTCCAGATCTGGTAGTCCGCCGCGCGTTCGGGCGTCGCGGCCATACTCCAGCCCGAGGATCGGCCGAGGTACCAGCGGAAGATCAAGGCCATCCGCCGTTTCGGATTGCCGGTGGCCCGCTCGATCTGCTCCGGATCGCGTTCGCTGAAGTACTGCACGCAGTCGGCCCACACCTCGTCGAACGAGCGCTGCAGGATGCGCTGCTCGAGCTCCGCGCGCTCGGCCGCGGGGATCGCGTCGACGCCGGGGTAGGCGCGGTAGGTGTCGTACAGCCGCCGGGCCCGGCTCGCGAACATGGTGCCGCGCTGCAGGACCTGGACGTCGACGCCCAGTTCGAACATGTCCGAGGACGGCGCCATCACGGTGTCGGCGACCCCGGCCGCGGCCAGCAGCCGCTTCGCCGCATCGGACTGCGCGGCCTCGACCGAGGCGTGGTTGATCGAACCGGTGACCACGTAGGCGGCGCCCATGGTGAACGCCGCCACCGCCGCGGCCGGCGTGCCGATCCCGCCGGCGGCGCCGACCCGGACCTGCTGGGCGTACCCGCATTCGCGCCGGATCCGGTCGCGCAGCGCGAGCAGCGACGGCAGCAGCACCACCAGCGGGCGGCGGTCGGTGTGCCCGCCGGAATCCGCCTCGCCGGTGATGTCGTCGGCCATCGGGATCGCCGCGGCCAGTTCGGCCTGCTCGGCGGTGATCTCACCGGATTCGTACAGGCCGCGCACCAGGCTCGGCGGCGCCGGCCGCAGGAACAGCTCCGCGACCTCGCCGCGGGAAACCTTGGCGATCACCCGGTTACGGGCCACCACCCGGCCGTTCGGGTCGCGCTGCAGGCCGGCGAGCCGGTACCGCACGATGTGCGGCGTCAGATCCATGAAGGCCGATGCCTCGACGCACCGGACCTCGTGCCGCAGGCAGGCGTCCACGATGGACCGCTCCAGCGCGGATTCGCTCGGGCTGTGGATCACGTTGCACGCGAAGGGTTCCCCCGGCACCGCGCGGCGGATGGTGGCCAGCGCCTCGTCGATCCGGGCGGGCAGGACCCCGCCGGCGCCGAAGGACGCCAGGAATCCGGCGCGGGCCATCGCGACCACCAGCCCGGCCGAGGCGATCCCGTTCGCCATCGCCCCGGCGTGGTAGGCGTAGCGCACGCCGTGCGCCTTGCGGAACTCGCTGTCCCCCAATGATTCCGGCCGCAGCGCGGGCACCGAGGCCAGCACCCGGAGGCCGCGCGCCGCCTCCGGATCCGTCGTCACCGCGACGCCACGATCGTCGCGCACCACGAACACCGGCTTGTCCAACACGGACAGCGCCTGATAGATCGACTCGTCGTCCCTGGCCAGTACAGGCGATGCAATGGGGATGGTCACGTCACCAAGTCTTCGGCGAATTCGCAGGCAGGGTCAATACGGCGGACCGGGAAAACCATCGTCCGATTCGGTTGCGTGATGGCCGGTTCCGGGTGCGGGCGCCGTTGCCGCGCACGCCGCCGCACCACGCCCGCGAATCGTTCGCGAGCGCGGTGCGCTCTCGTCGTTCCCGGAAACTACTGTGCCGACACCTGTGTCGGCACCGCGTCCGGTCTGGGCAGGCTGTCGAGCGGTTTGGCCGACTCGATACAGCCGAGGAAGGAGCGGACCAGGGGGCGGTTGTCGTCGGCGCGCCACACCGCGCACAGCTCCACGATCGGCACCGGATCGTGCAGCGCGACGGTGACGGTCTGCACGTAACCCGGATTGGCCGAGGCGAATCCGGCGTGCAACGAGGAGGTGAACCCGACCACCGGCTTCACCGAGACCATGATGCCCATGGCATTGGGATCGTCGAGCAGGTGATCGACGCTCAGTTTGATCCCGCTGCGCTCGGCCGCGATGAACAGCGCGTCGTACATCGCGGGACTCTGCTGACGCTCGAACAGGATGCAGGACTGGCTGGCCAGCTCGCTGAACGAGGTCCGGGATCGGCGCGCCCAGCTGTGCCCGCGGCCGACGACGGCCACCAGCGGCACCTGCAGCAGCGGGCGGAACTGGAAACCGGCCGAGGCCGGGCGGCCGTACACCAGGGCGATGTCGAGTTCGCCGTCGGCGAGCGCGGTGAGCTGGGGGCCGGTGCGCTTGTCGACCAGATTCACGTTGACGTTGGGTAGTATGGTGTTCATCCGGGCCAGTGCGGCGGGCAGAATCCGTTGTCCCGCAGGGAAGTTGTAGCCGATCCGGAGTACCCCGGCCCGGCCGAGCGCCACCTCGCGCACCGCCGTCCGGGCTTCTTCGGTCTGGGTGATGATGGTGCGGGCGTGCTCGCGCAGCACCTCGCCGGCCGGGGTCAGGCCGACCTGGTGCGATGTGCGATCGACGAGCCGGACGCCGAGGCTCCGTTCGAGCCGCTGAAGTTGCTGACTGAGAGAGGGTTGAGCCAGGTGCAGTCGTGCCGCGGCACGACCGAAATGCAGTTCTTCCGCAACGGCGAGG
This DNA window, taken from Nocardia sp. BMG111209, encodes the following:
- a CDS encoding LysR family transcriptional regulator; translated protein: MEFRLLVSFLAVAEELHFGRAAARLHLAQPSLSQQLQRLERSLGVRLVDRTSHQVGLTPAGEVLREHARTIITQTEEARTAVREVALGRAGVLRIGYNFPAGQRILPAALARMNTILPNVNVNLVDKRTGPQLTALADGELDIALVYGRPASAGFQFRPLLQVPLVAVVGRGHSWARRSRTSFSELASQSCILFERQQSPAMYDALFIAAERSGIKLSVDHLLDDPNAMGIMVSVKPVVGFTSSLHAGFASANPGYVQTVTVALHDPVPIVELCAVWRADDNRPLVRSFLGCIESAKPLDSLPRPDAVPTQVSAQ